The Apium graveolens cultivar Ventura unplaced genomic scaffold, ASM990537v1 ctg27, whole genome shotgun sequence genomic sequence AAGGGTTTGGGTAAAAAGAATTTTATCTGTACTAAAAATTTAGTACCTGGTAAAGTTCTTCACGGTGACAAATTAATATCTGTTCAGGtgaattaatttattttatagtagTATTTGGCTCTTCATTAATTAATAATCTTTATAATCCATGATTATTATTAACATTGCATTATTATCATTTACTCCCTTCATCCTTCCCAATTCTTTATATTTGGGTTTTCTTTCTCGGAGGAGCAGAGTAAAATATAAAGATTCCCGTTTATGTGTTAAGCTGAAGCGTAGAAACACTATAAAAAAGGCATTTTTGTATAAGTGGGTGTTTATATTAGATCTGGACATAATTTTAAAAGGTGGTTCTTTTTTTTTTGTTGGGCTTGTTTTAAAAACGAGTACGTTATATATACTGGACTTTCAGTCATTGACACACTCTAAACATCCAATCAACATCCAAGCTGCCTCCCTCATCCTCCACAAATCCTCAACAAACCACCACTGATTGTGATTATTTTGAAAGCGGAGAATATGATGATGTACAAATATACTTTTTATCCacttttttaatatattttagtATTATGACATATGGGCCTACACTTCTCTTTTGAGTTTGCAGATAGTAATTAGCATGTCATTTCTCTTTATATGTGTAAGTATATACTAATCAATGTAGTGCGCTTCATTTACCAAAACCCGAGCTTCATTTTTCGGTTTATGCTTAAGCTACCAGAGAGATCTTACGCTTCGTTGTGTTTTTTGCCTTAAGTAACACTGAATGTATATAATTTTCCCTATTTCAGAAGGATGATGGAACTGAAGTTGAGTACAGATTATGGAATCCGCATATGTCAAAGTTGGCGGCTGCTATACTGGGCGGTCTTACTAATATATGGATCGTAAGTATTATCATATATACAATAGCAAATGAGTTatacaatttatttatttatttttgcttCATTTAATTCGGTTTATGTTTTTCAGAAACCCGGGTCTCACGTTTTATACCTGGGAGATGTATGTGGAATTACAGTTTTACAATTATCCGATCTTGTTGGCTCGGTAAGTTATATAGTATGTGCTTGATCATGGCTTGTTTGTATTTTTTATGCTATGTTACTCATACGCGACACTTAGTTAGTGTCGGATCATTTGACTTAAATGTGGACACTTTGACCAACTTAGAGATTAAATATGACTAGaacttatgatttaaaaatcaatatGTGTGTGAGAAGGGAGAAATAAACAAGCATGAGATAAAGTAGAGAAGATATCTAATTTCAAGGTCAATTACAAAATCATGTTTAATGTGAGTTTTGTTATTAATTTTTGTTAAGATGTCATACTTGATAATTTGATACACTTGTTCATCAATATATTATGCTGTGTCGCGGTGCCATGTCCAAAAATAGGTCATACCATGTTTAAAAATAGGACCATGTCCCCGTGTCTCAAAATTTAGATTTTTTCAAGTCCGACACTCGGATATGGGTCGTGTCCCACACTCCACAACCAAGTTGGAGTAACATAGTTTTTATGTTCCATATCATTTATGCATAGCTTGGATGTTTAAATATGCAGGATGGAATGGTGTATGTAATTGGGTTGTCAGATGTTGTTGCAAACACGGTGGAGGAGAGGTCGAATGTTGTTACATTTCCAGAAAATTTTTGTTTCCGTAAGGACATGGTTAGTAGAGATTATCGCATGGTTAATGGTATGGATTACCGCATGGTTGTTGGCATGGTGGATGTCATCCTTGGTGATATCGTTTATCCAGATCCCTCTTTGCAGGTTATTTTCACCCATATTTTAATGTCTTCTATTTTTAAGTAAATAAGGTATCATAACTGGATTATATATTAACTTTTCCAaaacataaaaaataaaaaaatttaccTTTTTTTTAAAGAATggttatgatttttttttaaaaaaatcagtgtgattgcaatcatttaaaaaataaagACAGCAGCTACCTCTTGGTACAAATTATTAATATCGGAATAAGGATTAAAAATGCGGTGGTATCTTTAAATATTTGTtttttttattgatttataatATTTGATTAAATGAACATGTCTCactttaaaattaatttaattataatcGCTCAAAAAAGGATTAAACATTAAAAAAATTGTACTTTTGCTACAATAATGCACAGTTTCCTGTTAAATGCTTTCTCAATACATTTAAAAAGGAAGGTTGTTCTATGGTTATGAAGTATTATTTTGAAATGCTTTATAATCTTTTGAATTGTTCATG encodes the following:
- the LOC141700679 gene encoding rRNA 2'-O-methyltransferase fibrillarin 1-like, producing the protein MSKLAAAILGGLTNIWIKPGSHVLYLGDVCGITVLQLSDLVGSDGMVYVIGLSDVVANTVEERSNVVTFPENFCFRKDMVSRDYRMVNGMDYRMVVGMVDVILGDIVYPDPSLQVNYIARYALLHLKTGGHYLICTRAKNINFTSQVKDPFADHDKLPFSVRIEFKTNEIVTLEPIGRGHAVAVGGYRMG